The following proteins are encoded in a genomic region of Methylobacterium tardum:
- a CDS encoding CoA pyrophosphatase yields the protein MSDSLADFLARAASGLSPHPPGPDDPTSNPRGDHSLDPDGAALIPPPPHRRAAVLVPVVFRAAGPNLVLTQRAANLRDHSGQVALPGGKIDPSDPGPADAALREAFEEIGLLPESVRLLGYIDPYLSGTGFLVTPVIGLVSEEATFRPNPSEVADVFEVPLSVLMDRERYRLRSREWQGRTRWFYALPFGERLIWGVTAGILNNLRERLYPEPEPSQVRRSAG from the coding sequence GTGAGCGATTCCCTCGCCGATTTTCTGGCCCGGGCCGCATCCGGTCTGTCGCCGCATCCACCCGGACCGGACGATCCGACCTCCAATCCGCGCGGTGACCACAGCCTGGATCCGGACGGCGCGGCCCTGATCCCGCCCCCACCGCACCGGCGGGCCGCGGTGTTGGTCCCGGTGGTCTTCCGTGCCGCCGGGCCGAACCTCGTGCTGACGCAGCGCGCCGCGAACCTGCGCGATCATTCCGGTCAGGTTGCGCTGCCCGGCGGAAAGATCGATCCGTCGGATCCGGGACCGGCGGATGCGGCCCTGCGGGAGGCCTTCGAGGAAATTGGCCTCCTTCCCGAATCGGTGCGCCTGCTCGGCTATATTGACCCCTACCTGTCCGGCACCGGCTTCCTCGTGACGCCGGTCATCGGTCTGGTCTCCGAAGAGGCGACCTTCCGGCCGAACCCCAGTGAGGTTGCGGACGTTTTCGAGGTGCCCCTGTCGGTGCTGATGGATCGCGAGCGCTACCGGTTGCGGTCGCGGGAGTGGCAGGGCCGTACCCGATGGTTCTACGCTCTCCCCTTCGGAGAACGTCTGATCTGGGGCGTCACCGCCGGGATCCTCAACAACCTGCGGGAGCGGCTCTACCCGGAACCGGAGCCGAGTCAGGTCCGCCGGTCGGCGGGATAG
- a CDS encoding DUF6111 family protein codes for MLRRVLEEFGLFLIPFALFLIYLVLAGRNPLRRVHWDAHLWRLILAGLAVVIGTLVYEGLFSERRAGGYVPTHMENGRLVPGGFR; via the coding sequence ATGCTGCGTCGCGTCCTCGAAGAGTTCGGCCTCTTCCTCATCCCCTTCGCGCTGTTCCTGATCTATCTCGTCCTGGCCGGGCGCAATCCGCTGCGCCGGGTGCATTGGGACGCTCATCTCTGGCGCCTCATCCTCGCCGGCTTGGCGGTGGTGATCGGCACGCTCGTCTACGAAGGCCTGTTCTCCGAGCGGCGCGCCGGCGGTTACGTCCCGACCCACATGGAGAACGGCCGGCTCGTCCCGGGTGGCTTCCGGTGA